A single region of the Peromyscus eremicus chromosome 16_21, PerEre_H2_v1, whole genome shotgun sequence genome encodes:
- the Cisd1 gene encoding CDGSH iron-sulfur domain-containing protein 1 isoform X2, with translation MAFEWIAAVTFAAGTAALGYLAYKKFYVKDTRSKGMVNLHVQKDNPKVVHAFDMEDLGDKAVYCRCWRSKKFPFCDGAHIKHNEETGDNVGPLIIKKKET, from the exons ATGGCCT TTGAGTGGATTGCAGCCGTGACGTTTGCCGCTGGGACAGCTGCTCTCGGTTACCTGGCTTACAAAAAGTTCTACGTTAAAGATACTCGTTCCAAAGGTATGGTGAACCTTCACGTCCAGAAAGACAACCCcaaggtggtgcacgccttcgaCATGGAGGACCTGGGAGATAAGGCTGTGTACTGCCGCTGCTGGAGGTCCAAAAAG tTTCCGTTCTGTGATGGGGCTCACATAAAACATAACGAAGAGACTGGAGACAACGTGGGACCTCTGATcatcaagaaaaaagaaacttaa
- the Cisd1 gene encoding CDGSH iron-sulfur domain-containing protein 1 isoform X1, with product MGISSESSVRVEWIAAVTFAAGTAALGYLAYKKFYVKDTRSKGMVNLHVQKDNPKVVHAFDMEDLGDKAVYCRCWRSKKFPFCDGAHIKHNEETGDNVGPLIIKKKET from the exons TTGAGTGGATTGCAGCCGTGACGTTTGCCGCTGGGACAGCTGCTCTCGGTTACCTGGCTTACAAAAAGTTCTACGTTAAAGATACTCGTTCCAAAGGTATGGTGAACCTTCACGTCCAGAAAGACAACCCcaaggtggtgcacgccttcgaCATGGAGGACCTGGGAGATAAGGCTGTGTACTGCCGCTGCTGGAGGTCCAAAAAG tTTCCGTTCTGTGATGGGGCTCACATAAAACATAACGAAGAGACTGGAGACAACGTGGGACCTCTGATcatcaagaaaaaagaaacttaa